In one Dreissena polymorpha isolate Duluth1 chromosome 7, UMN_Dpol_1.0, whole genome shotgun sequence genomic region, the following are encoded:
- the LOC127837691 gene encoding 3-oxoacyl-[acyl-carrier-protein] reductase FabG-like isoform X4 — protein sequence MTSLRDKVVLITGSGDVTGIGYATALHMCQFQPRLVITGRNQDKLNDVARRLTENGLAQDRILPVVCDLTKEDELNTLVQTTIDSNGLLDVLVNNAAVTSYASTLEATMEEFDHVMATNVRSPFLLTKLCLPHLIKTKGCVVNVSSISGPMAYSGEVAYGMSKASLDQFTRILANEVAEYGVRVNSVNPGVVRTNIQVKGGMSEERYAQYAERQKSTHQLGRMGEPDEVAKAITFLASDQASFTTGQLLFVDGGRHIHYV from the exons GTATTGGATACGCCACTGCCCTGCACATGTGCCAGTTCCAACCCCGTCTGGTTATCACCGGGAGGAACCAGGACAAGCTGAACGACGTCGCGCGGAGATTGACAGAGAATGGACTCGCCCAAGATAGG ATTCTTCCTGTCGTATGTGACTTGACAAAAGAAGATGAGTTGAACACCCTGGTGCAAACAACAATTGATTCCAATGGCCTCTTGGACGTTTTG GTGAACAATGCGGCTGTGACGTCATACGCGAGCACGCTCGAGGCCACCATGGAGGAATTTGATCATGTGATGGCGACCAATGTCCGCTCACCGTTCCTGCTCACGAAACTGTGTCTGCCTCACCTGATCAAGACGAAAG GTTGTGTTGTGAATGTCTCGAGTATTTCTGGACCGATGGCG TATTCTGGTGAGGTTGCGTACGGCATGAGTAAAGCCAGCCTCGACCAGTTCACACGGATATTGGCCAATG AAGTGGCAGAGTACGGCGTACGGGTGAACTCCGTCAA TCCGGGCGTAGTACGTACCAACATCCAAGTGAAGGGAGGCATGAGTGAGGAACGATACGCCCAG TATGCTGAGCGACAGAAGTCTACTCACCAGCTGGGCCGCATGGGGGAACCAGACGAGGTTGCCAAGGCGATCACATTCCTGGCCTCGGACCAGGCCTCTTTCACCACGGGGCAGCTGCTCTTTGTAGACGGGGGCAGGCATATACATTATGTGTGA
- the LOC127837691 gene encoding 3-oxoacyl-[acyl-carrier-protein] reductase FabG-like isoform X1, with translation MTSLRDKVVLITGSDDVTGIGYATALHMCQFQPRLVITGRNQDKLNDVARRLTENGLAQDRILPVVCDLTKEDELNTLVQTTIDSNGLLDVLVNNAAVTSYASTLEATMEEFDHVMATNVRSPFLLTKLCLPHLIKTKGCVVNVSSISGPMAYSGEVAYGMSKASLDQFTRILANEVAEYGVRVNSVNPGVVRTNIQVKGGMSEERYAQYAERQKSTHQLGRMGEPDEVAKAITFLASDQASFTTGQLLFVDGGRHIHYV, from the exons ATGACTTCTCTGCGAGACAAAGTGGTATTAATAACAG GGTCGGATGATGTGACAGGTATTGGATACGCCACTGCCCTGCACATGTGCCAGTTCCAACCCCGTCTGGTTATCACCGGGAGGAACCAGGACAAGCTGAACGACGTCGCGCGGAGATTGACAGAGAATGGACTCGCCCAAGATAGG ATTCTTCCTGTCGTATGTGACTTGACAAAAGAAGATGAGTTGAACACCCTGGTGCAAACAACAATTGATTCCAATGGCCTCTTGGACGTTTTG GTGAACAATGCGGCTGTGACGTCATACGCGAGCACGCTCGAGGCCACCATGGAGGAATTTGATCATGTGATGGCGACCAATGTCCGCTCACCGTTCCTGCTCACGAAACTGTGTCTGCCTCACCTGATCAAGACGAAAG GTTGTGTTGTGAATGTCTCGAGTATTTCTGGACCGATGGCG TATTCTGGTGAGGTTGCGTACGGCATGAGTAAAGCCAGCCTCGACCAGTTCACACGGATATTGGCCAATG AAGTGGCAGAGTACGGCGTACGGGTGAACTCCGTCAA TCCGGGCGTAGTACGTACCAACATCCAAGTGAAGGGAGGCATGAGTGAGGAACGATACGCCCAG TATGCTGAGCGACAGAAGTCTACTCACCAGCTGGGCCGCATGGGGGAACCAGACGAGGTTGCCAAGGCGATCACATTCCTGGCCTCGGACCAGGCCTCTTTCACCACGGGGCAGCTGCTCTTTGTAGACGGGGGCAGGCATATACATTATGTGTGA
- the LOC127837691 gene encoding 3-oxoacyl-[acyl-carrier-protein] reductase FabG-like isoform X9 yields MKILPVVCDLTKEDELNTLVQTTIDSNGLLDVLVNNAAVTSYASTLEATMEEFDHVMATNVRSPFLLTKLCLPHLIKTKGCVVNVSSISGPMAYSGEVAYGMSKASLDQFTRILANEVAEYGVRVNSVNPGVVRTNIQVKGGMSEERYAQYAERQKSTHQLGRMGEPDEVAKAITFLASDQASFTTGQLLFVDGGRHIHYV; encoded by the exons ATGAAG ATTCTTCCTGTCGTATGTGACTTGACAAAAGAAGATGAGTTGAACACCCTGGTGCAAACAACAATTGATTCCAATGGCCTCTTGGACGTTTTG GTGAACAATGCGGCTGTGACGTCATACGCGAGCACGCTCGAGGCCACCATGGAGGAATTTGATCATGTGATGGCGACCAATGTCCGCTCACCGTTCCTGCTCACGAAACTGTGTCTGCCTCACCTGATCAAGACGAAAG GTTGTGTTGTGAATGTCTCGAGTATTTCTGGACCGATGGCG TATTCTGGTGAGGTTGCGTACGGCATGAGTAAAGCCAGCCTCGACCAGTTCACACGGATATTGGCCAATG AAGTGGCAGAGTACGGCGTACGGGTGAACTCCGTCAA TCCGGGCGTAGTACGTACCAACATCCAAGTGAAGGGAGGCATGAGTGAGGAACGATACGCCCAG TATGCTGAGCGACAGAAGTCTACTCACCAGCTGGGCCGCATGGGGGAACCAGACGAGGTTGCCAAGGCGATCACATTCCTGGCCTCGGACCAGGCCTCTTTCACCACGGGGCAGCTGCTCTTTGTAGACGGGGGCAGGCATATACATTATGTGTGA